In the genome of Roseimicrobium gellanilyticum, one region contains:
- a CDS encoding acetate/propionate family kinase, with the protein MSASDLAFLVGSVPLLSHFTLAQRTELAEGSEVRVFDSGDTILRAGDEVHFLGVVVEGKVQAFLPVDGAGSISLGQLKPGETFGELALMSGDPAVADLKAAASGTRVMLIPLSLFQTRIMANPEAAQLIAMTISSRIQEAMKDPEKAAVIAKKQDHTSELELKGEKPERILVINCGSSSLKYTLFDTERPENTAHGHVERIDAEGTKLVQTSARGRVESDVKERGHAGAFKSMLAALAHESHGVLKSSSDITAVGHRVVHGGEKFTNAVVIDDQVVAEIEALAPLAPLHNPVNVLGIREARRVFPKVPHVAVFDTAFHATLPSHAYLYGLPYSYYEEKGVRRYGFHGSSHSYVALAAAQHLRRRARELRVISCHLGNGASICAIDHGRSVDTSMGFTPGEGLIMGTRCGDLDAGVTSFLERTEGMASKLIDDLLNKKSGLLGLSGISGDMREVEKAADAGDARALTALKTFCYRVRKYIGSYVAAMGGLDVVIFTAGIGQGSAGVRASALQGLACMGIKIDEGKNRLATGGKEISIISADDSPVKVLVVPTDEERMIARETLRVKSRDVLVSASEACRNEPIPVEVSAHHIHLAQPDVEALFGPGHQLTKHADLSQPGQYACKEQLAIVGPKGRIERVRVLGPARKATQVEIAMTEQFKLGIQPPIRESGDIEGSPGCTLEGPAGSVAIDQGVICALRHIHMTPTDALRYGLRDKCSVRVRVSGDRELIFGDVRVRVDPNFALAMHIDTDEANAANVKNGAQGYIDGIQGEA; encoded by the coding sequence ATGAGCGCCAGCGATCTCGCCTTTCTGGTGGGCAGTGTCCCACTCCTGTCCCACTTCACCCTCGCCCAGCGCACGGAGCTGGCTGAGGGTTCAGAGGTGCGGGTGTTCGACTCTGGCGACACCATTTTGCGTGCGGGTGATGAAGTGCATTTCCTGGGGGTCGTGGTGGAGGGGAAGGTCCAGGCGTTCCTTCCGGTGGACGGAGCAGGAAGCATTTCGCTGGGGCAGCTCAAGCCGGGGGAAACCTTCGGTGAACTCGCGTTGATGAGCGGTGATCCCGCGGTGGCGGACTTGAAGGCGGCGGCTTCCGGTACGCGGGTGATGCTGATCCCCCTGAGCCTTTTCCAAACCCGTATCATGGCCAATCCTGAAGCAGCCCAGTTGATCGCGATGACGATCAGCTCGCGCATCCAGGAGGCCATGAAGGATCCGGAGAAGGCTGCGGTCATTGCGAAGAAGCAGGATCACACCTCGGAACTTGAGCTGAAGGGGGAGAAGCCTGAACGCATCCTGGTGATCAATTGCGGCTCCTCCTCACTGAAGTACACGCTGTTTGATACGGAGCGTCCGGAGAATACGGCGCATGGACACGTGGAGCGCATTGATGCGGAGGGCACAAAACTGGTGCAAACCAGTGCCAGAGGACGTGTGGAGTCCGACGTGAAGGAGCGCGGCCACGCAGGCGCGTTCAAATCCATGCTCGCAGCCCTGGCGCATGAATCGCATGGAGTGCTCAAGTCTTCTTCGGATATCACTGCCGTGGGACATCGGGTGGTGCACGGAGGGGAGAAATTCACCAACGCCGTCGTGATTGATGACCAGGTTGTGGCGGAGATTGAGGCGCTTGCTCCTCTCGCTCCCTTGCACAATCCGGTGAATGTGCTCGGCATTCGAGAGGCGAGACGGGTGTTCCCAAAGGTGCCGCATGTTGCGGTGTTCGACACGGCCTTTCACGCCACGTTGCCAAGTCACGCGTATCTTTATGGTCTGCCTTACTCCTACTACGAAGAGAAGGGGGTGCGCCGGTATGGCTTTCACGGTTCATCCCACAGCTACGTCGCCCTGGCGGCGGCCCAGCATCTGCGCCGTCGTGCACGCGAGCTGAGAGTCATCAGTTGCCACCTTGGTAATGGCGCCTCCATCTGTGCCATTGATCATGGACGCTCCGTGGATACCTCCATGGGATTCACACCGGGAGAGGGGCTCATCATGGGCACTCGCTGTGGAGATCTCGATGCAGGGGTCACCAGCTTCCTCGAACGCACGGAAGGCATGGCGTCCAAGTTGATAGATGACCTGCTCAACAAGAAGAGCGGCTTGCTGGGACTGTCGGGAATCTCGGGTGACATGCGCGAAGTGGAGAAGGCAGCGGATGCTGGCGACGCCCGTGCTCTCACGGCGCTCAAGACCTTCTGCTACCGGGTGCGCAAGTACATCGGCTCCTACGTGGCCGCCATGGGTGGGCTTGACGTGGTCATCTTCACCGCGGGTATCGGGCAGGGGAGTGCGGGCGTGCGTGCCTCGGCGTTGCAGGGACTCGCCTGCATGGGCATCAAGATCGATGAAGGGAAAAATCGTCTCGCTACCGGAGGAAAGGAAATCTCGATCATCTCCGCGGACGACTCTCCCGTGAAGGTGCTGGTGGTGCCCACGGATGAGGAGCGCATGATTGCGCGTGAGACCTTGCGAGTGAAGAGTCGCGATGTTCTTGTCAGTGCCAGCGAAGCCTGCCGGAATGAACCCATCCCGGTGGAGGTCTCTGCCCATCACATCCACCTGGCACAGCCGGACGTGGAAGCGCTTTTTGGCCCTGGACACCAGCTCACCAAGCATGCCGACCTTTCCCAGCCGGGGCAGTATGCCTGCAAGGAACAATTGGCCATCGTGGGGCCGAAAGGACGTATCGAGCGTGTGCGTGTGCTGGGACCTGCGCGCAAGGCCACACAGGTGGAGATCGCGATGACGGAGCAATTCAAACTCGGCATCCAGCCGCCCATTCGCGAATCTGGTGACATTGAGGGCTCGCCCGGCTGCACACTGGAGGGGCCGGCGGGAAGCGTAGCCATCGACCAGGGCGTCATCTGCGCTCTGCGACACATTCACATGACTCCCACCGATGCCCTCCGCTATGGCCTGAGGGACAAGTGCTCCGTACGTGTGCGTGTGTCCGGTGACCGCGAGCTCATCTTTGGAGACGTGCGCGTGCGAGTGGATCCCAATTTCGCACTCGCCATGCACATCGACACCGACGAAGCGAATGCCGCCAACGTCAAGAATGGCGCCCAGGGATACATCGACGGCATCCAGGGGGAAGCCTGA
- a CDS encoding aspartate ammonia-lyase, producing the protein MSLQLDTIAAAAKRIGIATEDLAAVMQQGSAVSYAAGDYLYHEATPRLWLGLVLEGEVQIVRGAQARTVTLATLVPGAVFSEGVMLDDAPHAANALTHQGAKVWQISRADLEKVRTEKPELFYRIVGRIAARLSERLRFAAERIAGEKSATVVSSVRTEHDSLGEREVPDHAYYGVQTIRGMENFRISGIGMYHFEHFIRAFAFVKKAAAKANCELGVLSQERADAIFKACDEIAGGKLHDQFAIDMIQGGAGTSTNMNANEVIANRALEILGHRKGEYEHLHPNDHVNCSQSTNDAYPTAIKLGVMLTLRETLSALRELRTALEAKAKEFADVLKMGRTENQDAVPMTLGQEFGAYAVMIGDGIRHLTRVGEEFLSINMGATAIGTGLNSPPGYAALCTKHLADISGIPVKLADDLVEATQDSGEFALMSSTMKTAAVQLSKICNDLRWMSSGPRCGLYEIRLPSMQPGSSIMPGKVNPVVPEVVSQVCFQIIGMDITVSMAAEASELELNMAEPVIAFNLLFGLTLLRNAAIVLNSRCIVGIEANRERCLQYVHNSIGLVTALNPVLGYERSAAIAKEALKTGGSVYDLVLQKGWLTKERLDDLLKPENMTHPRQLN; encoded by the coding sequence ATGAGTCTCCAACTCGACACCATCGCCGCTGCCGCGAAGCGCATCGGCATTGCCACGGAAGATCTCGCCGCTGTGATGCAGCAGGGCAGTGCCGTATCTTATGCTGCAGGCGACTATTTGTACCACGAAGCCACGCCGCGCCTCTGGCTGGGGCTGGTGCTGGAGGGTGAAGTGCAAATCGTGCGCGGCGCCCAGGCTCGCACGGTCACCCTTGCCACCCTGGTGCCGGGCGCTGTCTTCAGTGAGGGCGTGATGCTTGATGATGCGCCTCATGCGGCAAATGCACTCACGCACCAGGGTGCCAAGGTGTGGCAGATTTCACGAGCGGATCTGGAAAAGGTGCGAACGGAGAAGCCGGAGCTCTTCTACCGCATTGTGGGACGCATCGCTGCACGTCTCAGTGAGCGCCTGCGCTTTGCTGCGGAACGTATCGCCGGCGAGAAATCAGCCACCGTGGTATCATCGGTGCGCACCGAGCACGATTCTCTGGGCGAGCGCGAAGTGCCGGATCACGCCTACTACGGTGTGCAGACCATTCGCGGCATGGAGAACTTCCGCATCTCCGGCATCGGTATGTATCACTTCGAGCACTTCATTCGCGCGTTTGCCTTTGTGAAGAAGGCCGCCGCGAAGGCAAACTGTGAGCTCGGTGTGCTCAGCCAGGAGCGGGCGGACGCGATTTTCAAGGCGTGCGATGAGATCGCCGGAGGCAAGCTGCATGACCAGTTCGCAATCGACATGATTCAAGGGGGTGCCGGCACCTCCACGAACATGAACGCGAACGAGGTCATCGCGAACCGTGCACTGGAGATTCTCGGTCATCGCAAGGGCGAGTACGAGCACCTTCATCCGAATGACCATGTGAATTGCTCGCAGTCCACGAATGACGCCTATCCCACCGCTATCAAGCTGGGCGTGATGCTCACCTTGAGGGAAACACTCTCCGCTCTGCGTGAACTCCGCACGGCCCTGGAGGCCAAGGCGAAGGAGTTCGCCGATGTGTTGAAGATGGGCCGTACGGAGAATCAGGATGCCGTGCCCATGACACTCGGCCAGGAGTTCGGCGCCTATGCGGTGATGATCGGTGATGGCATCCGCCATCTCACGCGCGTGGGCGAGGAGTTTCTTTCCATCAATATGGGCGCCACCGCCATCGGCACGGGGCTCAACAGCCCTCCCGGATATGCAGCGCTCTGCACCAAGCATCTTGCGGATATCAGCGGCATTCCCGTGAAGCTCGCGGATGACCTGGTGGAGGCCACGCAGGATTCCGGGGAATTCGCCTTGATGAGCAGCACCATGAAGACCGCTGCAGTGCAGCTTTCGAAGATTTGCAATGACTTGCGCTGGATGTCCTCCGGTCCGCGTTGCGGGCTCTATGAAATCCGCCTGCCCTCCATGCAACCGGGTTCCTCCATCATGCCGGGCAAGGTGAATCCGGTGGTGCCCGAAGTGGTAAGCCAGGTGTGCTTTCAGATCATCGGCATGGACATCACCGTCTCCATGGCAGCGGAGGCGAGCGAGCTGGAGCTCAACATGGCGGAGCCGGTGATTGCGTTCAACCTCCTCTTCGGACTTACGCTGCTGCGCAATGCCGCCATTGTTCTGAACAGCCGCTGCATCGTCGGCATTGAGGCGAATCGTGAACGCTGCCTGCAGTATGTGCACAATTCCATCGGCCTCGTCACCGCCCTCAATCCGGTGCTCGGCTATGAACGCAGTGCCGCAATCGCGAAGGAAGCACTCAAGACCGGAGGCAGTGTGTATGACCTTGTCTTGCAGAAGGGATGGCTGACGAAGGAGCGGCTGGATGATCTGCTCAAGCCTGAAAACATGACGCACCCGCGCCAACTCAACTAG
- a CDS encoding anaerobic C4-dicarboxylate transporter family protein, protein MDIKLILEFLVILGALAMGARAGGVGLGLWGAVGLLVLVVGFGIAPAAIPGEVLLIVLTVIMAASAMEVAGGIDFLVQVAEKIIRKNPKQVTIVAPLVTYGFTFAAGTGHIVYPLLPVIYEVAHENGIRPERPMAVATIASQQAITASPVSAATAAMIGLMASHGYGLVQILLICVPSTILAVLIAAFVQLRVGKELKDDPEYQKLLASGELTAGGKSAGAVKQPLRAGAKASAFIFLSGVTLIVLAGIFPELRTVAGTGPKPVVMTMPISIAIVMLAVAALILTVTKAPVGEVPKCKTCQSGVTAIIGILGLAWLGDTFINANRDVIIGGLSDMAKAAPWTFAIGLFIASMLLYSQAATTRALMPLGISLGIPIPYLIGMFPAVNGYFFIPNYGTLIAAMQFDRSKTTRIGKYLLNHSFMLPGVICTVGAVGIGLLIGSFFK, encoded by the coding sequence ATGGATATCAAACTCATCCTCGAATTCCTCGTCATCCTGGGCGCGCTCGCCATGGGCGCAAGAGCGGGAGGAGTGGGGCTCGGTCTCTGGGGTGCCGTGGGCCTACTCGTCTTGGTGGTGGGTTTTGGCATCGCCCCGGCAGCGATTCCCGGTGAAGTGTTGCTGATCGTGCTCACGGTGATCATGGCGGCCTCTGCCATGGAGGTGGCGGGGGGCATCGACTTCCTGGTGCAGGTGGCGGAGAAGATCATCCGGAAGAATCCGAAGCAGGTCACCATTGTGGCGCCACTCGTGACCTACGGCTTCACGTTTGCCGCAGGTACCGGACATATTGTGTATCCGCTGCTTCCCGTGATCTATGAAGTGGCCCATGAAAATGGGATACGGCCCGAGCGTCCCATGGCCGTGGCCACCATCGCTTCGCAGCAGGCAATCACCGCGAGTCCGGTCTCCGCGGCGACGGCGGCCATGATTGGCCTCATGGCGTCGCATGGATACGGCCTCGTGCAGATTCTACTCATTTGTGTGCCCTCCACCATTCTCGCGGTGCTCATCGCGGCCTTTGTACAACTTCGCGTGGGTAAGGAGCTCAAGGACGATCCCGAGTACCAGAAGCTGCTGGCCTCCGGGGAACTCACCGCCGGTGGCAAGAGCGCTGGCGCGGTGAAACAGCCGCTGCGTGCGGGAGCGAAGGCGAGTGCCTTCATTTTCTTGTCCGGCGTGACCTTGATCGTTCTCGCAGGCATCTTCCCGGAACTCCGTACGGTGGCAGGCACCGGACCCAAGCCCGTGGTGATGACCATGCCCATCTCGATTGCCATCGTGATGCTCGCGGTCGCTGCTCTGATACTCACCGTCACGAAGGCTCCGGTGGGTGAGGTGCCGAAGTGCAAGACCTGCCAATCGGGCGTGACCGCGATCATCGGCATTCTCGGCCTTGCCTGGTTGGGGGACACTTTCATCAATGCCAATCGCGATGTCATCATTGGTGGTCTGAGTGACATGGCGAAGGCGGCACCGTGGACCTTTGCCATCGGTCTCTTCATTGCCTCCATGTTGCTCTACAGTCAGGCGGCCACGACACGCGCGCTCATGCCACTGGGTATTTCGCTGGGCATTCCCATCCCATACCTCATCGGCATGTTCCCGGCGGTGAATGGCTACTTCTTCATCCCGAACTACGGCACGCTCATCGCGGCCATGCAGTTTGACCGGTCGAAGACAACGCGCATTGGCAAGTACCTGCTGAATCATTCCTTCATGCTGCCCGGTGTCATTTGCACCGTCGGGGCCGTGGGTATCGGCCTGCTCATTGGATCCTTCTTTAAATAA
- the pyk gene encoding pyruvate kinase yields the protein MNATAAGDATVAPLPSHKTKIVATIGPASESPEMLVRLIKAGLNVARLNFSHGDFEHHGEVIRRLRDASKVAGRRVAIMADLPGPKMRLGKIQPEPIQLSPGDRFTLTSEDIVGSETRVSMTFEPLPRVVQPGNRIFLNDGIVQLVVERVVGNDVECVVAVGGELRSKKGLNLPGIDLGIGAFTERDQKCLEFALAAGVDAVSQSFVERASDIEALRAAASKLGRQPFIIAKIERSDALVHFDEILSVADGIMVARGDLGVEVPIESIAQTQKMLIAKANLAGKPVITATQMLESMTSSRLPTRAEATDVANAILDGTDCVMLSGESAMGKFPEEAVQMLARIAAATEPARPRGKRVDPLGLIQPKANESTSERIASLVEHALNTVPCDIALVPTRGGSTARIFSRCKPQVWSIAPSVDPAVCQGLSFSYGVHAVDLEEEPADWKEYVRQWLGGHGINATRVIMVAGPSPRNPHANHRIEFMRLDTP from the coding sequence ATGAATGCCACGGCTGCGGGGGATGCAACGGTTGCACCGCTGCCTTCTCACAAGACGAAGATCGTTGCCACCATCGGCCCCGCATCTGAGTCACCGGAAATGCTGGTGCGGCTCATCAAGGCGGGACTCAATGTTGCGAGGCTGAACTTCTCGCACGGAGACTTTGAGCATCATGGCGAGGTGATTCGACGTCTCCGTGACGCCTCGAAGGTGGCTGGTCGGCGGGTGGCCATCATGGCAGACCTTCCTGGCCCGAAGATGCGACTGGGAAAGATTCAGCCGGAGCCTATTCAATTGTCACCAGGAGATCGGTTCACCCTGACGAGTGAGGACATCGTTGGCAGTGAGACGCGCGTTTCGATGACCTTCGAGCCTTTGCCGCGTGTTGTTCAGCCGGGGAACCGTATCTTTCTCAATGACGGGATTGTGCAGTTGGTGGTGGAGCGAGTAGTGGGAAATGATGTGGAGTGCGTGGTGGCCGTGGGCGGTGAGCTGCGTTCGAAGAAAGGCTTGAACCTGCCCGGGATCGATCTGGGCATTGGCGCATTCACCGAGCGCGATCAGAAGTGCCTGGAGTTTGCGTTGGCAGCGGGAGTGGATGCAGTGAGCCAGTCCTTTGTGGAGCGCGCGTCAGACATTGAAGCCTTGCGTGCCGCAGCGAGCAAACTCGGCCGTCAGCCCTTTATCATCGCGAAGATCGAGCGCTCGGATGCGTTGGTGCATTTTGATGAAATCCTGTCTGTTGCGGATGGCATCATGGTCGCTCGCGGTGACCTGGGAGTGGAGGTGCCCATTGAAAGCATCGCGCAAACCCAGAAGATGCTGATCGCAAAGGCGAATCTCGCAGGCAAGCCGGTCATAACTGCCACGCAAATGCTGGAATCGATGACCAGCAGCCGCCTTCCCACACGAGCGGAAGCCACGGATGTGGCGAATGCCATTCTCGACGGCACCGACTGTGTGATGCTCTCCGGCGAATCGGCCATGGGCAAGTTTCCCGAGGAGGCGGTGCAGATGCTGGCGCGCATCGCGGCAGCGACAGAGCCTGCTCGTCCCCGTGGGAAAAGGGTGGATCCCTTGGGTCTCATCCAGCCAAAGGCAAACGAAAGCACGAGTGAACGTATCGCCTCGCTGGTGGAGCACGCGCTGAATACCGTGCCTTGTGATATTGCCCTCGTCCCCACACGAGGGGGGAGCACGGCCCGAATCTTTTCCCGATGCAAGCCGCAGGTGTGGAGCATTGCTCCCAGCGTGGATCCCGCCGTGTGTCAGGGACTGAGCTTTTCCTATGGCGTGCATGCCGTGGACCTCGAGGAGGAGCCTGCCGACTGGAAGGAATACGTGCGGCAATGGCTGGGCGGTCATGGCATCAACGCCACCCGAGTGATCATGGTGGCAGGGCCTTCACCTCGCAACCCACACGCCAATCACCGCATCGAGTTCATGCGGCTCGACACACCGTGA
- the cls gene encoding cardiolipin synthase, with protein MARFAFLTAPLRWIKEHPKTRRALFFGFFHLLGLLTSVDAILSVRTAQGAIGWAISLNTFPYVAVPAYWVFGRSNFEGYIVLRRKAEDELSEEERKLATDLLAMRPQAGEVPPPAILLERLAKMPATQGNHTELLIDGEATFRSIFESIAQAREYVLVQFYIIRDDGLGRRLKDALIERAKAGVPCYLVYDEIGSHGLTDSYLGDLKAAGVETHHFNTRKGDANRFQLNFRNHRKVVIVDGHTAFVGGHNVGDEYLGKDPKMGAWRDTHVKVQGPVVQCVQIAWVEDWKWATGSIPNLNWTPKPAPGGENGLAFCLPSGPADEFETCTLFFLHAIQSAKKRVWIASPYFVPDEQFTSALQLAALRGVDVRILLPEKADSNMVQLSSYTYLPVLEKAGVQVWRYTSGFLHEKAIIVDDYCGVGTANFDNRSFRLNFEITLLFSEPSVVKEAEAMFLNDFSKSTRATAADYTERPWWFRLAARTSWLMAPIQ; from the coding sequence ATGGCACGATTTGCATTTCTCACCGCGCCGTTGCGTTGGATCAAGGAGCACCCAAAAACGCGGCGAGCCCTCTTCTTCGGGTTCTTCCATCTCCTGGGGCTGCTTACCTCCGTCGATGCCATCCTGAGTGTGCGCACTGCGCAGGGTGCGATTGGCTGGGCGATCTCACTCAATACATTCCCCTATGTTGCGGTACCTGCGTACTGGGTTTTTGGGCGGAGCAATTTCGAAGGGTACATCGTTCTTCGAAGGAAAGCAGAAGACGAACTTTCAGAGGAGGAACGCAAGCTCGCAACCGATCTCCTGGCCATGCGTCCTCAGGCCGGTGAGGTGCCGCCCCCGGCCATTCTCCTGGAGAGACTCGCAAAGATGCCCGCGACCCAGGGCAACCACACCGAACTGCTCATCGACGGCGAGGCGACTTTCCGATCCATTTTCGAGAGCATTGCGCAGGCACGCGAGTATGTGCTCGTGCAATTCTACATCATCCGCGACGATGGACTGGGCCGCCGCCTGAAGGATGCCCTGATTGAGCGAGCCAAAGCCGGTGTTCCCTGTTATCTCGTCTATGACGAAATTGGGAGTCATGGACTCACTGACAGTTATCTCGGAGACCTGAAGGCTGCAGGCGTGGAGACTCACCACTTCAACACACGCAAAGGCGACGCCAACCGCTTCCAACTCAACTTCCGCAACCATCGCAAAGTGGTCATCGTGGATGGTCACACGGCCTTCGTCGGCGGGCACAATGTGGGAGACGAGTACCTTGGCAAGGACCCCAAGATGGGTGCCTGGCGGGACACTCACGTGAAGGTGCAGGGTCCCGTGGTGCAGTGTGTGCAGATTGCGTGGGTGGAAGACTGGAAGTGGGCCACGGGCAGCATCCCCAATCTGAACTGGACTCCGAAGCCGGCACCCGGTGGGGAGAATGGACTGGCCTTCTGCCTGCCCTCTGGTCCCGCGGATGAGTTCGAAACGTGCACCCTCTTCTTCCTGCATGCCATCCAGTCTGCGAAAAAGCGTGTATGGATCGCGAGCCCCTACTTCGTGCCGGATGAGCAGTTCACCTCCGCGCTGCAACTCGCGGCGCTGCGTGGGGTGGACGTGCGTATCCTGCTGCCTGAGAAGGCCGACAGCAATATGGTGCAACTCTCCAGCTACACGTATCTCCCTGTCCTGGAAAAAGCCGGTGTACAGGTGTGGCGGTATACCAGCGGCTTTCTACATGAGAAGGCCATCATCGTGGATGACTATTGCGGCGTGGGCACGGCGAACTTCGATAACCGCAGCTTCCGTCTGAATTTCGAAATCACCCTGCTCTTCTCCGAACCTTCCGTGGTGAAGGAAGCAGAAGCCATGTTCCTCAATGACTTCTCAAAGAGCACGCGTGCCACCGCAGCAGACTACACGGAGCGGCCGTGGTGGTTCCGCCTTGCGGCGCGCACTTCGTGGCTGATGGCGCCCATCCAATAA
- a CDS encoding carbohydrate porin, with protein MSEARIAPNPMNAKLVALLGICTFGSSSLLAQESPEMVAFRKQIESQLAEMKSGYEGRIKELEGRIGVLETDNARLKKNGATASNGPTKKANEQMEDIEERVTTLETLANHSDPQFQATAKRAQANSEAIAHIQQTIKDDATESREIFRSGSGKPFDLAAFYKLPQPFEFHGYLRAGFGLNGEGGEMDAFKAPGAGAKYRLGNEEDTYGELEFTHNWLREDDPLQAPYVRTTVMMSFSTGQNDTYDSLNAQNLGNDIALRQAFVEAGNIITEAPDMRFWVGQRYYRRQDIHINDFYWLDMSGYGGGVQDVPFLGESKVALAWLGGSFDEYQTDDGNAAKSTLDLRVYDIPAPLGKIGFWLAYAHSSGGEVLNVFDENGDRFSLETSQGFAVGMKHRTLPESFLGGYNEFSIQYGTGAAYNFASTIDVASPDIDDATRFRITDHFTIEPNRWLSLQAAAIYQDTDYGGPNSSEKWASFGVRPIFHFTDTFSIALETGVDFVDSEPLGVNDYLWKITLAPQLTRGRKFFSRPALRAFITYAKWGDDFRGKVGGSAYRNELEGLSYGVQLESWW; from the coding sequence ATGAGTGAGGCACGCATCGCTCCCAACCCAATGAATGCGAAACTGGTGGCACTGCTCGGGATTTGTACGTTCGGAAGCAGTTCATTGCTCGCACAAGAGAGCCCGGAGATGGTGGCGTTTCGGAAGCAAATCGAGTCGCAACTCGCCGAGATGAAGTCTGGCTACGAAGGCCGCATCAAGGAACTGGAGGGCCGGATTGGCGTCCTTGAGACGGACAATGCCCGGCTGAAGAAGAACGGCGCGACGGCTTCCAATGGTCCCACCAAAAAAGCCAATGAACAGATGGAGGACATTGAGGAGCGTGTGACGACCCTGGAAACACTGGCGAACCACTCGGATCCCCAGTTCCAGGCAACCGCGAAGCGCGCACAGGCCAACTCCGAGGCCATTGCGCACATCCAGCAAACCATCAAGGATGACGCCACGGAGTCCCGTGAAATCTTTCGCAGCGGCTCGGGCAAGCCCTTTGACCTCGCTGCGTTCTACAAACTCCCGCAACCTTTTGAGTTTCACGGCTACCTCCGCGCGGGCTTCGGCCTGAATGGCGAGGGGGGCGAGATGGACGCCTTCAAGGCGCCGGGTGCCGGAGCGAAGTACCGTCTGGGAAATGAAGAGGACACGTACGGCGAACTGGAGTTCACTCACAACTGGCTCCGTGAAGACGACCCCTTGCAGGCGCCATATGTGCGCACCACGGTGATGATGTCCTTCTCCACCGGACAGAACGACACCTACGACTCGCTCAATGCCCAAAACCTCGGCAATGACATCGCCCTGCGCCAGGCCTTTGTAGAAGCGGGCAATATCATCACGGAGGCTCCGGACATGCGATTCTGGGTGGGACAGCGCTACTACCGCCGGCAGGACATCCACATCAATGACTTCTACTGGCTGGATATGAGCGGCTATGGTGGCGGAGTGCAGGATGTGCCTTTTTTGGGGGAATCAAAGGTGGCCCTCGCCTGGCTTGGCGGCAGCTTTGACGAATATCAGACTGACGATGGCAATGCCGCCAAGAGCACCTTGGATTTACGGGTGTATGACATCCCGGCCCCCTTGGGAAAAATTGGATTCTGGCTGGCCTATGCCCACTCCAGCGGTGGAGAGGTGCTGAATGTCTTTGATGAGAATGGCGATCGATTCTCGCTGGAGACTTCCCAGGGCTTCGCCGTGGGCATGAAGCATCGCACGCTCCCGGAGAGTTTCTTGGGAGGCTACAATGAATTCTCCATCCAGTATGGGACGGGCGCCGCGTACAACTTTGCCTCCACCATCGACGTAGCCTCGCCCGACATTGATGACGCAACACGGTTCCGCATCACTGACCACTTCACCATTGAGCCCAACAGATGGCTCTCCCTGCAGGCGGCCGCCATCTATCAGGACACGGACTACGGTGGTCCAAACTCAAGTGAGAAGTGGGCGTCCTTTGGCGTGCGGCCCATCTTCCACTTCACGGATACTTTCAGCATCGCACTCGAAACTGGCGTGGACTTCGTGGATAGCGAGCCGCTTGGCGTGAATGACTATCTCTGGAAAATCACACTGGCTCCGCAGCTCACTCGCGGACGCAAGTTCTTCAGCCGCCCAGCCCTGCGTGCCTTCATCACCTACGCGAAATGGGGCGATGACTTCCGGGGCAAGGTGGGTGGAAGCGCCTACCGGAACGAACTTGAAGGACTTTCCTACGGTGTCCAGCTTGAGTCCTGGTGGTAG